A part of Cottoperca gobio chromosome 4, fCotGob3.1, whole genome shotgun sequence genomic DNA contains:
- the paics gene encoding bifunctional phosphoribosylaminoimidazole carboxylase/phosphoribosylaminoimidazole succinocarboxamide synthetase codes for MASTSELKIGQKLNEGKTKEIFELADQSGLVLVQSKDQITAGNAARKDQMEGKAAIANKTTSCVFKLLQESGIKTAFVKQHSDTAFIAAHCDMIPIEWVCRRVATGSFLKRNPGVKEGYRFSPLKMEMFFKDDANNDPQWSEEQLLEAKFSLAGLTIGQCEVDIMNRSTVAIFEILEKSWATQNCTLVDMKIEFGVNVKTQEIVLADVIDNDSWRLWPAGDRSQQKDKQVYRDLKEVTPEAMQMVKKNFEWVSERVKLLLEHKANGRVVVLMGSTSDLAHCEKIRKACISYGIPCILRVTSAHKGPDETLRIKAEYEGDSVSTVFVAVAGRSNGLGPVMSGNTAYPVINCPPLTPDWGAQDVWSSLRMPSGLGCSTILSPEAAAQFAAQIFGLTDHLVWCKLRASMLNTWVSLKLADKKLQACSL; via the exons ATGGCCTCCACATCAG AGTTGAAGATCGGTCAGAAGCTGAATGAGGGAAAGACAAAGGAGATTTTTGAGCTTGCGGACCAGTCTGGGCTGGTTCTGGTCCAGTCCAAAGACCAGATAACAGCTGGAAATGCCGCGAGGAAAGACCAGATGGAGGGCAAGGCTGCCATCGCCAACAAAACAACGAGCTGCGTGTTCAAGCTGCTCCAGGAATCTG GCATTAAGACTGCCTTTGTGAAGCAGCACTCTGACACTGCGTTCATCGCAGCCCACTGTGATATGATTCCCATTGAGTGGGTATGTCGCAGAGTGGCAACTGGATCCTTCCTCAAGAGGAATCCAGGAGTCAAAGAAGGATACCGCTTCTCCCCTCTGAAGATGGAGATGTTCTTTAAA GATGATGCCAACAATGATCCCCAGTGGtcagaggagcagctgctggaggccaaattctCTCTGGCTGGGCTCACTATCGGTCAGTGCGAGGTGGACATCATGAATCGCAGCACTGTGGCCATTTTTGAGATTCTGGAGAAGTCCTGGGCCACACAGAACTGCACGCTGGTGGATATGAAG ATTGAGTTCGGCGTGAACGTGAAGACTCAAGAGATTGTCCTCGCTGATGTGATCGACAACGACTCATGGAGGCTGTGGCCAGCTGGAGATCGGAGCCAGCAGAAGGATAAGCAG GTGTACCGAGACCTTAAAGAAGTTACCCCTGAGGCAATGCAGATGGTGAAGAAAAACTTTGAGTGGGTCTCTGAAAGGGTCAAG ctgctgctggagcacaAGGCCAACGGCAGGGTGGTGGTTTTGATGGGCTCCACTTCGGACCTGGCTCACTGTGAAAAAATCAGGAAGGCCTGCATCTCCTACGGGATTCCCTGCATCCTGAGAGTCACCTCTGCACACAAAGGTCCAGATGAGACATTGCGCATCAAAGCAGAATATGAag gTGACAGCGTGTCCACTGTGTTTGTGGCTGTAGCCGGCAGAAGTAACGGCCTTGGCCCTGTGATGTCTGGAAACACGGCATATCCCGTCATCAACTGCCCACCTCTCACTCCAGACTGGGGTGCACAAGATGTCTGGTCATCCCTGCGTATGCCAAGCG gTCTTGGCTGCTCGACAATCCTCTCCCCCGAGGCCGCTGCTCAGTTCGCCGCGCAGATCTTCGGGTTGACCGATCACCTTGTGTGGTGCAAACTGAGGGCCTCCATGCTCAACACCTGGGTGTCTCTCAAGCTGGCTGACAAGAAGTTACAGGCCTGCAGCCTGTGA